One window from the genome of Kaistella carnis encodes:
- a CDS encoding HipA N-terminal domain-containing protein: MKSGKVFMHNQLAGIITEDSEGYHFQYDSEYLNSENPEPISLTLPIQQEIYTDLNLFPFFDGLIPEGWLLDIAQKNWKLNPRDRMEILLKTCQDCIGAVSIQEIARDEN; encoded by the coding sequence ATGAAGAGCGGTAAAGTTTTTATGCACAATCAACTTGCAGGAATTATTACGGAAGACAGTGAAGGTTATCATTTTCAGTATGATTCTGAATATCTAAATTCTGAAAATCCGGAACCAATTAGTCTTACCCTTCCAATTCAGCAAGAAATATACACTGATCTTAACTTATTTCCATTTTTTGACGGCTTAATTCCTGAAGGTTGGTTGCTGGATATTGCACAAAAAAATTGGAAATTAAATCCACGTGACAGAATGGAAATTCTTCTAAAAACCTGCCAAGATTGTATCGGTGCGGTTTCAATTCAAGAAATAGCACGAGATGAAAATTAG
- a CDS encoding peroxiredoxin, producing MSLVGKKFPNIAIDAMSEMGDDLKINIFEEATKNEQKVLLFWYPKDFTFVCPTELHAFQEALGEFEKRNTKVIGASCDTNEVHFAWLNTPKDNGGIEGVTYPILADTHRQLANILGIVDQDFDYDEEGNESFTGSNVTYRATYLIDETGKIFHEAVNDMPLGRNVKEFLRLIDAYTHVQKHGEVCPANWEEGKDAMKANRESTAEYLASHKN from the coding sequence ATGTCATTAGTAGGAAAAAAATTCCCCAACATTGCGATCGATGCAATGTCTGAAATGGGTGATGATTTAAAAATCAACATCTTCGAAGAAGCAACTAAAAACGAACAGAAAGTTCTTTTATTCTGGTATCCAAAAGATTTTACTTTTGTTTGTCCAACAGAACTTCATGCATTCCAGGAGGCTTTAGGTGAATTTGAAAAAAGAAATACCAAAGTGATCGGTGCTTCTTGTGATACCAATGAAGTTCACTTTGCATGGTTAAACACCCCGAAAGACAACGGAGGAATCGAAGGAGTTACTTACCCGATCTTAGCAGATACGCACAGACAATTAGCGAATATTTTAGGAATCGTAGATCAGGATTTTGATTACGATGAAGAAGGAAACGAATCTTTCACGGGGTCAAATGTAACTTATAGAGCAACTTACCTTATCGATGAAACTGGAAAAATCTTCCACGAAGCGGTAAACGATATGCCTTTAGGTAGAAACGTAAAAGAATTTTTAAGATTAATCGACGCTTACACCCATGTACAAAAACACGGTGAAGTTTGTCCGGCTAACTGGGAAGAAGGGAAAGATGCAATGAAAGCAAATAGAGAATCTACCGCAGAATATTTAGCTTCTCATAAAAACTAA
- a CDS encoding heme-binding domain-containing protein, producing the protein MKKILVILLVAFILIQFFRIDKNNPAPTPQMDFLQIKNTPENIATLMKNGCYDCHSNESKYPWYSNVQPLAWFLKNHIDEGRKELNFSTFAVYSKKKQAHKLDEASEMLEKNEMPLDSYVIGHPEAKFTDAEKAELIHYFKTMAQETRLMNDLPTEVEKSEFKIQ; encoded by the coding sequence ATGAAAAAAATTCTAGTTATTTTGCTTGTCGCATTTATTTTGATTCAATTTTTTAGAATTGATAAGAATAATCCCGCGCCTACACCTCAAATGGATTTTTTGCAAATAAAAAATACGCCGGAAAATATTGCCACTTTAATGAAGAATGGATGTTATGACTGCCACAGCAATGAATCAAAATATCCCTGGTATTCTAATGTACAGCCGTTAGCCTGGTTTTTGAAAAACCATATTGATGAAGGAAGAAAGGAATTGAATTTTTCTACTTTTGCGGTTTATTCAAAGAAAAAGCAAGCGCACAAATTAGATGAAGCCTCGGAAATGCTGGAGAAAAATGAAATGCCACTGGATTCTTACGTGATCGGTCATCCCGAAGCTAAGTTTACTGACGCTGAAAAAGCAGAACTGATTCATTACTTCAAAACCATGGCACAGGAAACCCGTTTGATGAATGATTTACCAACAGAAGTTGAAAAATCTGAATTTAAAATACAATAA
- a CDS encoding DUF421 domain-containing protein: MNPFLDVALRSLAVYLFMFAAIRIFGKNQLSQLNAGDIVLLLLISNAVQNAMVGSNVSLEGGLVAAMVLFTANFVVKKIIFKNPRIKSWVESDPVILIKDGIVDNIKMKEQEVSFDELEEAVREHGVEKIEEVKLAVLEVDGNISVISLDKESTRTNFTRHRRKFPRKSHKF, encoded by the coding sequence ATGAATCCCTTTCTCGATGTTGCTTTAAGAAGTTTGGCAGTATATCTTTTTATGTTTGCCGCAATCCGAATTTTCGGAAAAAACCAATTATCTCAACTCAATGCCGGTGATATCGTTCTGTTGCTTTTGATTTCCAATGCGGTGCAAAATGCAATGGTCGGTTCAAATGTCAGTTTGGAAGGTGGCTTGGTTGCAGCAATGGTGCTCTTTACGGCAAATTTTGTAGTGAAGAAAATCATTTTTAAAAATCCCCGAATTAAAAGTTGGGTAGAATCTGATCCTGTCATTTTGATAAAAGATGGAATTGTGGATAATATAAAAATGAAAGAACAGGAAGTCAGCTTCGATGAATTGGAAGAAGCCGTCCGCGAACATGGGGTCGAAAAAATAGAAGAGGTGAAACTGGCGGTTTTAGAAGTTGATGGAAATATCAGCGTGATCTCCCTGGATAAGGAAAGTACGCGGACGAACTTTACTCGACACCGTAGAAAGTTTCCAAGAAAAAGTCATAAATTTTAA
- a CDS encoding GNAT family N-acetyltransferase, with product MNYEIRPMQTEDADKVLEIFQQGINGGNATFDKVAPTWEAWDTKHFNLCRFVLEDENDQVVGWCALQPVSNRDCFKGVAEVSIYLDGSVQGKGLGTILLKKLILDSEEHDFWTLQAGIFPENKVSIAIHQKQGFRTVGTREKIGELNGQWRDIVLLERRSKNVGI from the coding sequence ATGAATTACGAAATCCGACCGATGCAGACCGAAGATGCTGACAAGGTTTTAGAAATATTTCAGCAGGGAATTAATGGTGGAAATGCCACTTTTGATAAAGTAGCGCCCACTTGGGAAGCCTGGGATACGAAACATTTTAATCTTTGTCGATTTGTTTTAGAAGACGAAAATGATCAAGTGGTGGGTTGGTGTGCTTTGCAACCGGTCAGTAATCGAGATTGTTTCAAAGGGGTAGCAGAAGTCAGTATCTACCTGGATGGTTCGGTTCAGGGGAAAGGTTTAGGAACTATTTTACTGAAAAAATTAATTCTCGATAGTGAGGAACATGATTTTTGGACCTTGCAGGCGGGGATATTTCCGGAAAATAAAGTCAGCATCGCTATTCATCAAAAACAGGGATTCCGCACCGTAGGAACACGTGAAAAAATAGGTGAACTGAATGGTCAGTGGCGCGATATTGTTTTGCTGGAGCGCAGAAGTAAAAATGTGGGGATTTAA
- a CDS encoding tyrosine-type recombinase/integrase has product MEDKRFFVDKEYFSKTYKDPILREKEKNSKNLDKRKVASDLDAEENIIRNLVIDQFRAIENPETLTKEWFKDIISEYLHPGFKKKKYQVKIVGNDLIAVLDHYKNYKSNLASNTVKKMGVVKSKLERYENDLNIKLKITDINTNFRDEFIKWSNENQYASGTISRDLTFLRTICYYASTELDLEIFDKLDRVKYKLEKIKNPFTDNRDNPEEILEAYLTPEEIEEIEKNNDLPEYLDNARDLFLIGYETGQRISDYLRFDKKMLKTINGVTLINFIQKKTRKQMLLPLSSRVLRILEKRNGEFPRRISDQKFNDYIKLVCEKSKITQTILGVKRIKVLVDPKDEESGIWRGVPGYYSKKDLIAGHTARRSFCTNHYGVWPTSDIMYFSGHSTEAMLLQYIKAKPIERALQIFKNLK; this is encoded by the coding sequence TTGGAAGATAAAAGATTTTTTGTTGACAAAGAGTACTTTAGCAAGACATATAAAGACCCAATTTTAAGAGAAAAGGAAAAAAATTCTAAAAATTTAGATAAAAGAAAGGTAGCATCAGATTTAGATGCAGAAGAAAACATCATCAGAAACTTAGTGATAGATCAATTTAGAGCGATTGAAAACCCAGAAACTTTAACCAAAGAATGGTTTAAGGATATTATCAGCGAATATTTACATCCAGGCTTCAAAAAGAAGAAATATCAAGTAAAAATTGTAGGAAACGATCTGATTGCAGTTCTTGATCATTATAAAAATTACAAATCTAACTTGGCTTCAAATACTGTAAAGAAAATGGGTGTTGTTAAAAGTAAATTGGAGCGATATGAAAATGATCTAAACATCAAATTAAAAATCACGGATATAAATACGAATTTTCGAGATGAATTTATAAAATGGTCAAATGAAAACCAATACGCTTCTGGGACAATATCAAGAGATCTTACTTTTTTACGTACGATTTGTTACTACGCCTCTACCGAACTTGATTTAGAAATTTTTGACAAACTTGACCGTGTAAAATACAAATTAGAAAAAATAAAAAATCCTTTCACAGATAATCGTGATAATCCTGAGGAAATTTTGGAAGCTTACCTAACACCCGAAGAAATAGAGGAGATTGAAAAGAATAATGATTTGCCAGAATACTTGGACAATGCGCGAGATTTATTCTTAATTGGTTATGAAACTGGTCAAAGAATTTCTGATTATTTACGGTTCGATAAAAAAATGCTCAAAACCATCAATGGTGTTACTCTTATCAATTTCATACAGAAGAAAACACGAAAACAAATGCTTTTACCTTTAAGCAGTAGAGTGTTAAGAATACTTGAAAAACGCAATGGTGAGTTTCCACGAAGAATTTCTGATCAAAAATTCAATGATTATATTAAACTTGTTTGTGAAAAATCAAAAATTACACAAACAATTTTAGGAGTAAAAAGAATAAAAGTATTAGTAGATCCAAAAGATGAAGAAAGCGGAATTTGGCGTGGAGTTCCAGGCTATTACTCAAAAAAGGATTTAATTGCGGGACACACTGCTCGTAGAAGTTTCTGTACCAATCACTATGGAGTTTGGCCAACCTCAGATATTATGTATTTCAGCGGACACAGCACCGAAGCAATGTTGCTACAATATATTAAAGCCAAACCCATCGAAAGAGCTTTGCAGATATTTAAAAACCTTAAATAA
- a CDS encoding DUF6952 family protein → MKLPVIRQFYQTQSPENLEKTLEVLEAFSEFRGTTEEDLNVTGELITNICGALEVHANVDQGMAEKDALNSFAQKVLGSIDK, encoded by the coding sequence ATGAAACTCCCTGTAATAAGACAGTTTTATCAAACGCAGTCCCCTGAAAACTTAGAAAAAACTTTAGAAGTTTTGGAAGCATTTTCAGAATTCAGAGGTACAACAGAAGAGGATTTAAATGTGACCGGAGAATTGATCACCAATATCTGCGGAGCACTAGAAGTTCATGCCAATGTTGACCAGGGAATGGCGGAAAAAGATGCGCTGAACTCTTTTGCACAAAAGGTTTTAGGCTCTATCGATAAATAA
- the uvrA gene encoding excinuclease ABC subunit UvrA, which translates to MKDPKEYIEVYGAREHNLKNIDVKIPRNELVVLTGLSGSGKSSLAFDTIFAEGQRRYIETFSAYARQFLGGLERPDVDKIDGLSPVIAIEQKTTNKNPRSTVGTVTELYDFLRLLFARVSDAYSLTSGQRLVSYTEEQILEAIKNNYKGEKVMLLAPVVRSRKGHYHELFVQMAKKGYGQARIDGEIKDIEYDLKLDRYKTHDIDIVIDRWIIGESASESRMEQSLKTALHMGEGLVGIQKLESSEIEYFSKNLMDADTGHSLALPEPNTFSFNSPKGSCPYCKGLGTVKKVNTNYFVENPKLSINQGGLLPLEDIKSNKWILGQIKNILEIFGLSLATPMKDIPKEALDYIYNGCHKEFSKDLKYAGINKKIKVNFDGLVPMINEIIDDKESYDATLLERHFTTEEICPECHGTRLQPSSLSFKIDGKNIAEINALSLLDLKEWLIQVEDKFSKNNKIIAHEILKEIKTRLQFLLDVGLDYLSLSRSSRTLSGGESQRIRLATQIGSQLVNVLYILDEPSIGLHQRDNERLIASLKNLRDIGNSVIVVEHDKDMIMEADEVLDIGPRAGKFGGEVLWQGKPGELLKADTITADYLTGKRKIEVPEIRREGNGKSLILKGATGNNLKNVNLEIPLGKLVAVTGISGSGKSSLINGTLYPILNQHFYRAVKDPLPYKKMEGIDNIDKIVDVDQTPIGRTPRSNPATYTGMFTDIRNLFAELPESKIRGYKAGRFSFNVKGGRCETCQGGGLKVIEMNFLPDVYVHCETCNGKRFNRETLEVRYKGKSISDVLEMTIDEATEFFQPIPKIYMKVKTMQDVGLGYITLGQQSTTLSGGEAQRIKLATELSKRQTGNTLYILDEPTTGLHFEDVKVLMDAINKLVELGNSFIIIEHNMDVIKLADHIIDIGPEGGKHGGEIIAKGTPEEVARSKKSLTAKFLKRELN; encoded by the coding sequence ATGAAAGACCCCAAAGAATATATAGAAGTTTACGGCGCTCGTGAACACAATTTAAAAAATATCGATGTTAAAATTCCCCGCAATGAACTCGTGGTACTCACAGGTCTTTCCGGGAGTGGAAAATCGTCCTTGGCTTTTGACACCATCTTTGCAGAAGGACAAAGAAGATACATCGAGACCTTTTCTGCCTACGCAAGACAATTTCTTGGCGGTCTGGAAAGACCCGACGTAGATAAAATCGATGGCCTTTCTCCCGTAATTGCCATCGAACAGAAAACAACCAATAAAAATCCCCGTTCCACCGTAGGAACGGTGACAGAGCTTTACGATTTCTTACGTTTGCTCTTTGCCCGAGTTTCAGATGCGTATTCCTTAACCTCCGGACAAAGACTCGTGAGTTATACAGAAGAACAAATACTGGAAGCCATTAAAAATAACTACAAGGGAGAAAAAGTAATGTTATTGGCACCTGTAGTTCGTTCCCGAAAAGGACACTATCATGAGCTTTTCGTGCAAATGGCAAAAAAAGGCTATGGTCAGGCGAGAATCGACGGAGAAATCAAAGACATCGAATACGATTTAAAACTCGACCGTTACAAAACACATGATATCGACATTGTGATCGATCGCTGGATTATTGGCGAAAGTGCCTCCGAAAGTCGTATGGAGCAATCCCTGAAAACCGCGCTGCACATGGGCGAAGGTCTTGTAGGTATTCAAAAGTTGGAAAGTTCAGAAATAGAATATTTTTCTAAAAATTTAATGGATGCCGATACAGGCCATTCCCTGGCTTTACCGGAACCGAATACGTTCTCCTTTAACTCTCCGAAAGGAAGTTGCCCTTATTGTAAAGGTTTGGGAACCGTGAAAAAAGTGAACACCAATTATTTTGTGGAAAATCCGAAACTTTCCATTAATCAAGGGGGTTTGCTGCCTTTGGAGGATATTAAATCAAACAAATGGATTTTAGGTCAGATCAAAAATATTTTGGAGATTTTCGGTCTTTCTTTAGCCACGCCAATGAAAGATATTCCGAAAGAAGCGCTTGATTATATTTACAACGGTTGCCATAAAGAATTCAGCAAAGATTTAAAATATGCCGGAATTAATAAGAAAATCAAAGTGAATTTTGATGGACTTGTTCCCATGATCAACGAAATTATCGATGACAAAGAAAGTTACGATGCAACCTTGTTAGAACGACATTTCACGACTGAAGAAATTTGTCCGGAATGTCACGGTACGCGATTACAGCCTTCCAGCTTAAGTTTTAAAATTGACGGAAAAAACATTGCAGAAATCAATGCCTTGTCGCTTCTTGATTTAAAAGAGTGGTTAATTCAGGTCGAAGATAAGTTCAGCAAAAACAACAAAATCATCGCCCACGAAATTCTGAAAGAAATTAAGACCAGACTGCAGTTTCTGCTGGATGTTGGTTTAGATTATCTTAGTTTGAGCAGAAGTTCAAGAACCCTTTCCGGCGGGGAATCTCAAAGGATTCGTTTGGCCACCCAAATCGGCTCGCAACTCGTGAATGTTCTTTATATTTTAGATGAGCCTTCGATTGGTTTGCATCAAAGAGATAATGAAAGATTAATTGCGTCTTTAAAGAATTTACGCGATATTGGAAATTCGGTGATCGTCGTGGAACATGATAAAGATATGATCATGGAAGCCGATGAGGTTTTGGATATTGGGCCACGTGCAGGGAAATTTGGAGGTGAAGTTCTTTGGCAGGGAAAACCCGGTGAATTACTGAAAGCCGATACTATTACTGCAGATTATCTGACCGGAAAACGCAAGATCGAAGTTCCCGAAATTCGCCGAGAAGGAAACGGAAAATCATTAATTCTAAAAGGCGCAACAGGAAATAATCTTAAAAATGTGAATTTAGAAATTCCTTTAGGTAAACTCGTTGCCGTGACGGGAATTTCAGGAAGTGGAAAATCTTCTTTGATCAATGGAACTTTGTATCCAATATTAAATCAGCACTTTTATAGAGCAGTAAAAGATCCTTTGCCGTATAAAAAAATGGAGGGAATTGATAATATCGACAAAATTGTAGATGTTGATCAAACACCGATTGGTCGAACGCCACGTTCGAATCCGGCAACTTATACGGGAATGTTTACCGATATCAGAAATCTTTTTGCAGAACTTCCGGAGTCTAAAATCCGGGGTTATAAAGCAGGACGATTCTCATTCAATGTAAAAGGCGGACGTTGCGAAACCTGTCAGGGTGGCGGTTTGAAAGTCATTGAAATGAATTTCTTGCCCGATGTCTATGTTCACTGTGAAACCTGCAATGGAAAACGGTTTAACCGGGAAACTTTGGAAGTTCGGTACAAAGGAAAATCAATTTCTGATGTACTGGAAATGACCATTGATGAAGCCACAGAATTCTTCCAGCCCATTCCTAAGATTTATATGAAAGTAAAAACGATGCAGGATGTTGGTTTGGGATATATCACGCTCGGACAACAATCTACAACGTTAAGTGGAGGCGAAGCGCAAAGAATTAAACTCGCGACAGAATTATCAAAAAGACAAACAGGAAATACTTTATATATCCTCGACGAACCTACGACAGGCTTGCATTTTGAAGACGTAAAAGTTTTAATGGATGCGATCAACAAATTGGTGGAATTAGGAAATTCGTTCATTATCATTGAGCATAATATGGATGTGATTAAACTTGCCGATCATATCATCGACATCGGTCCGGAAGGCGGAAAACACGGCGGTGAAATTATCGCCAAAGGAACGCCGGAAGAAGTGGCAAGGTCGAAAAAATCATTAACGGCGAAGTTCTTGAAAAGAGAATTGAATTAG
- a CDS encoding HipA domain-containing protein, whose product MKIRCLYCYKIIDETERKTPAGRSDYHPKCSRKFFGTLEPPILDLTDDKIKEFAEQIIKTQRSVTGVQPKLSLEISLDENNSRRFTIVGVLGDYILKPQTKQFANLPENEDLTMNLAEISKIRTVEHSLIRLKSGQLAYITKRVDRNKKEKLHMEDMCQLTERLTEQKYKGSYEQIAKKIKQYSVNSGLDIVDFYELVLFSFLTGNNDMHLKNFSLLKVIKEYSLCPAYDLVSSQLANEDDDEELALTLNGKKKKITRKDFELSMAKSGIEPKVIENIFGKFEKLLRKWLKFIEHSFLPDEEKTRYTDLVKTKFGIIYH is encoded by the coding sequence ATGAAAATTAGATGTTTATACTGTTATAAAATCATTGACGAAACTGAACGGAAAACTCCTGCAGGAAGATCAGACTATCACCCGAAATGCAGCAGAAAGTTCTTTGGAACTTTAGAACCACCCATATTGGATCTTACCGATGACAAAATAAAAGAATTTGCTGAACAAATCATCAAAACACAGCGATCTGTAACAGGTGTACAGCCAAAACTTTCTCTTGAAATTAGTTTGGATGAAAATAATTCACGAAGGTTTACCATTGTAGGTGTTTTGGGAGACTATATTTTAAAACCTCAAACTAAACAGTTCGCAAATCTCCCAGAAAATGAAGATTTAACGATGAATTTGGCTGAAATTTCAAAGATTAGAACGGTTGAACATTCTTTGATAAGATTAAAGTCTGGTCAATTAGCTTATATCACAAAAAGAGTTGACCGAAACAAAAAAGAAAAACTACACATGGAAGACATGTGTCAGTTAACAGAACGGCTTACCGAACAGAAATATAAAGGTTCTTATGAACAAATTGCAAAAAAAATAAAGCAATATTCAGTAAATTCTGGCCTTGATATTGTTGATTTCTACGAACTGGTATTGTTCAGTTTTCTAACAGGAAACAACGATATGCACCTTAAAAATTTTTCACTTTTAAAAGTAATTAAGGAATATTCCCTTTGCCCTGCTTATGATCTTGTTTCCTCCCAATTGGCAAATGAAGATGATGATGAAGAACTCGCTTTAACGCTAAACGGAAAGAAGAAAAAAATCACGAGAAAAGATTTTGAACTTTCTATGGCCAAATCTGGAATTGAACCGAAAGTAATTGAAAATATATTTGGAAAATTTGAAAAATTGCTTCGAAAATGGTTAAAATTTATAGAGCATAGTTTTTTGCCTGATGAAGAAAAAACAAGATATACTGATCTTGTGAAAACAAAATTTGGAATTATTTATCATTAA
- a CDS encoding thiol-disulfide oxidoreductase DCC family protein, which yields MTTVDSNKYYVFYDGECGFCNFWVHWILKKDVKDNFLFASLQSDFGQQFLKERNLELKNLNTLYLWKPNAYYLQKSHAVFKIAGIIGGFFKLLSAFHYLPTWLTDFFYDRVAENRKKLASQACEIPTPEERKKFVD from the coding sequence ATGACAACAGTTGATTCAAATAAATATTATGTTTTTTACGATGGCGAATGTGGCTTTTGTAATTTTTGGGTGCACTGGATTTTGAAGAAAGATGTAAAAGATAATTTTCTTTTTGCTTCTTTACAATCCGATTTTGGGCAACAGTTTTTAAAAGAAAGAAATCTGGAATTGAAAAACCTAAACACGCTTTACCTTTGGAAACCGAATGCATACTATCTTCAGAAATCCCATGCGGTCTTTAAAATTGCTGGAATCATCGGTGGTTTTTTCAAGCTTTTGTCTGCCTTCCATTATTTACCCACTTGGTTGACAGATTTCTTTTACGATCGCGTTGCAGAAAACCGAAAAAAACTTGCCTCACAAGCCTGTGAAATTCCCACGCCCGAAGAAAGGAAAAAG
- a CDS encoding IS256 family transposase, whose amino-acid sequence MIDKEELLNNKDFYKSFKSGEDLTSFFKTMHKRAVEHMLEAELDDHLDTEKHQKTKDGNYRNGHQTKKIKTSFGEDEIKVPRDRESTFEPALVPKRHNIIEGLENVIISFYAKGMSVSDIEDQIKEMYDFDVSTSTISRITNAVSSEIVAWQNRPLEDLYLIVWMDGIVFKVRENSKVINKTIYLAVGLRRDGRKEVLGMWLGKNESSSFWMSVLTDIKARGVEDILITATDNLNGFTQTIRSVFPQSQTQICVVHQIRNACKYVVWKDRKAFTSDMKHIYNAPTKQAAEAALNDFAEKWESKYSYAIKSWRDNWDELTVFFEFPVEIRKIIYTTNLIENLNGKIRKYTKNKMSFPTDDAVLKSVFLALREATKKWTMPIRDWGIVLNQFMLIFEERLKL is encoded by the coding sequence ATGATCGACAAAGAAGAATTATTAAACAACAAGGATTTCTACAAATCCTTCAAGAGTGGAGAAGATTTAACCTCTTTCTTCAAAACAATGCACAAACGAGCCGTAGAACATATGCTCGAAGCCGAATTAGATGACCATCTGGATACCGAGAAACATCAAAAAACAAAAGACGGAAATTATCGCAATGGCCATCAAACCAAGAAGATAAAAACCTCTTTTGGCGAAGATGAAATTAAAGTTCCGCGGGATAGGGAAAGTACTTTTGAGCCAGCCTTAGTTCCCAAAAGGCATAATATTATTGAAGGTTTGGAAAATGTTATCATCTCATTTTATGCCAAAGGAATGAGTGTAAGTGATATTGAAGATCAGATCAAGGAAATGTATGATTTTGATGTTTCAACATCCACAATATCCAGGATTACCAATGCGGTTTCCAGTGAGATTGTCGCTTGGCAAAATCGGCCACTAGAGGATTTATACCTCATTGTTTGGATGGATGGAATTGTTTTTAAAGTCCGTGAGAACTCAAAAGTTATCAACAAAACCATTTATCTTGCCGTTGGTTTAAGACGGGATGGAAGAAAAGAAGTTCTGGGAATGTGGCTTGGAAAAAACGAAAGTTCCAGTTTTTGGATGAGCGTTTTAACTGACATAAAAGCACGTGGCGTAGAAGATATACTAATCACTGCAACGGATAATCTCAATGGATTTACCCAAACTATTCGCAGTGTTTTCCCACAATCTCAAACTCAGATCTGCGTGGTGCATCAGATTAGAAATGCTTGTAAATACGTAGTTTGGAAGGACAGAAAAGCCTTTACTTCCGACATGAAACACATTTACAACGCTCCCACCAAGCAAGCCGCAGAAGCCGCCTTAAATGATTTTGCAGAAAAATGGGAATCTAAATATTCGTATGCCATCAAATCCTGGAGAGATAATTGGGATGAATTAACGGTATTTTTCGAATTTCCGGTGGAAATCCGTAAAATCATTTACACCACCAATTTAATAGAAAATCTCAACGGAAAAATAAGAAAATATACTAAAAATAAAATGTCTTTTCCTACTGATGATGCGGTTTTAAAGTCAGTTTTCCTTGCCTTAAGAGAAGCAACAAAAAAATGGACAATGCCGATTCGAGATTGGGGAATCGTATTAAATCAATTTATGCTTATATTTGAAGAAAGGCTCAAGTTATAA
- a CDS encoding thioredoxin family protein codes for MYTELADDTLQQIVAENEKVVVQYGATWCGNCRIMKPKFKKLASENEEIPFLYVDAEKLPESRKLAKVDNLPTFAIFKNGELVNQVQTNQAESLINLFKELN; via the coding sequence ATGTACACAGAATTAGCAGATGATACGTTGCAACAAATCGTTGCAGAAAATGAAAAGGTTGTGGTACAGTATGGTGCTACATGGTGTGGCAACTGCCGGATTATGAAACCAAAATTCAAAAAACTGGCAAGTGAAAATGAAGAAATTCCATTTCTTTATGTTGATGCAGAAAAATTGCCCGAAAGTAGAAAATTAGCGAAAGTAGATAACTTACCGACCTTTGCAATTTTCAAAAACGGAGAACTGGTGAACCAGGTTCAAACCAATCAGGCAGAAAGCCTTATTAATCTTTTTAAAGAATTAAATTAA
- a CDS encoding DUF3853 family protein, translated as MNAFIGLNDEIRELITTLDKSDISTIKNYLSDKDLSEKYISALKTECNKMAPTEALFYLLRTAENQLFITKKVKGIKGLSTLLNVSVKTAQQLKNSGSIDQAIIYEKSKLYFNEDEILEICLPKKKPWKSFKLRENVDEEFIKLWANFLK; from the coding sequence ATGAATGCATTTATAGGTTTGAATGATGAAATAAGGGAGCTAATTACTACATTGGATAAATCAGACATTAGTACTATTAAAAATTATTTATCCGATAAAGATCTGTCTGAAAAATACATTTCAGCTTTAAAAACTGAATGCAATAAGATGGCGCCTACTGAAGCACTTTTCTACCTTTTACGAACAGCAGAAAATCAACTTTTCATCACTAAAAAAGTTAAAGGAATAAAGGGCTTATCTACTCTTCTTAACGTAAGCGTAAAAACCGCTCAACAATTAAAAAACTCGGGAAGTATTGACCAAGCAATTATTTATGAAAAATCGAAACTATATTTTAACGAAGACGAAATTTTGGAAATTTGCTTGCCGAAAAAAAAACCTTGGAAATCTTTCAAATTGAGGGAAAACGTAGATGAAGAATTTATCAAATTGTGGGCGAATTTTTTGAAGTAA
- a CDS encoding helix-turn-helix transcriptional regulator yields MKNLSDFVKQKRKSTGLTQEDLSLKAGVGLRFIRELEQGKPTLRMDKVNQVLSLFGHELTPTKIVNNEER; encoded by the coding sequence ATGAAGAATTTAAGTGATTTTGTGAAACAGAAAAGGAAATCAACCGGACTTACACAGGAAGATTTATCCTTAAAAGCTGGAGTTGGTTTGCGATTTATTCGTGAACTAGAACAAGGCAAACCAACTTTGCGAATGGATAAAGTGAACCAGGTTTTATCATTATTCGGACATGAGTTAACACCAACTAAAATAGTAAATAATGAAGAGCGGTAA